The DNA segment AATAAAAATATCAAATTCTTTAGTCAATGCGCCAATCTCATCATCTCTGTTTATATCAAGCCTCTTGGTTAAATCGCCTTCTCCACTCGAAATAATTTTCAATATTTCATTTACCTTCTGTATTGGGCTGATAATGATATTAGACAGATAAAAACCTATAACAAACCCGAAAACAAGGATAATAAGGCTTATCAATAAAGCAGCATCTTTATTATTCTTTATAAGTCTTTGAATATCCTTGATTGAAAAAGCCATTTTCAGGCTGCCCAGTTTTTTTCCATCCTGAACTATATCATTTTCAACCTTAATTTCATTATACCCCGGTTGCCATTTCATCTCTGAATTATAACTCTTTCCATTTTCCGATACGAACCTGGTTCCTGACGATGAAACCACTTCTATTGTAATTAGATCTTCTCTATTCTTTACTCCGCTGATAGCATTATTAACAAGGTCTGTATCTTCAAATTGCATTCCGGTAACTAGCCCCTGACTTAAAACTTCAGCAAGCCTGTTCAGCTCATCATTTCTTGATTGCAGAGCCTGCCTGCTCTGCTGAGAGGGAAAATACGTTAAAACAAATATACCTACAACAACTCCGATTAAGACAAGCGTGCTGACAATTTTTGTGCGCAGATTAAACTTTATTTTTGGCAAATTCATTGATAACCTCCTGATAATAACTACTCCTGAAAAATTACTTAATTACCTGAGTAACCCCTGCAAGCTGAAGTTTTTCTTGTGTTATGCTGCTCTGCAGCTCTGCATACTGTTTAAAATTTACAACTACGTTAAGTTTACTGTCTTCTCCTCTAATAAGACCCAGGAAAGCCCCAAGATCCGAATACAATTTTGAAGAAGTGATTACTGCAATATTCTTTTCAATACACTTTTTTAAAACATAAACAGCGCTTGATTTATTTAAAAGTACATCGGAAGAATATACAATAAGAACGTCTCCGTCTTTAAGCAGTCTTATATTCTTACCCAGCTCTATTGCAGATTCAATAGGAAAAATTTTTACAGTTATTTTGTTCTGCAGGGCAGCCCTGTTTATGGAAACCTTCTCTTTGTTAATTGTTTCCGAAGACATAAACATTGAAATTTCCTTGCAATCCGGCATCAATTTTTTAATAACATAGAAAAACTGTGAAGGGCTGGCATCTTTAGCATACAGGGTGAAAAACCCGGCCAATAATGAAATAAAAATTACTGATAAAATAACTCTGCGTTTCATGATAATTACTCCTATAATCTTTATTACTCCACCACTTAAGAATTTATGCAGCTGCCTCTGCGAACTTATCCATTTGTTCAGACGTAAACACCTTGTCAATATCAAGCAAAATAAGAAGCCTGTCTTCCAATTTCCCCACACCGTTGATATAAGCTGTCTCAACATTTGTTGAAAGATTAGGCGGCGGTTCTACAGTACCTGACGGCAGCCTTATTACTTCTGTTACTGAATCGACAAGAATTCCTATAACATTATCCTTTAATTCCAGTACAATAATTCTGCTGTCCTTGCCCGCATTC comes from the bacterium genome and includes:
- a CDS encoding HAMP domain-containing protein — protein: MNLPKIKFNLRTKIVSTLVLIGVVVGIFVLTYFPSQQSRQALQSRNDELNRLAEVLSQGLVTGMQFEDTDLVNNAISGVKNREDLITIEVVSSSGTRFVSENGKSYNSEMKWQPGYNEIKVENDIVQDGKKLGSLKMAFSIKDIQRLIKNNKDAALLISLIILVFGFVIGFYLSNIIISPIQKVNEILKIISSGEGDLTKRLDINRDDEIGALTKEFDIFIDTIHGIIGQVKNNTNEVAAGANAIKTTTSIIAAGAEEQRNQTNEVAASVQEMTAAILENSKNASKTAEISKRAKDKAIEGSEAMQEVKKGIENIVVSAQRTDNIVESLSGRAGQIGDIIEVINDIADQTNLLALNAAIEAARAGEQG